cgtctgggccggcagccttgcaagggttaacgcGCTTAAATGTCTcactcacatcggccacggagaacgagagcccGCGGTCCTTGGGAGCGGGCCGTGTCgggggcactgtgttatcctcaaagcgggcgaagaaggtgttcagcttgtccggaagcaagacgccggtgtccgcgacgtggctggttttcccctttgtagtctgtgattgtctgtagaccctgccacgtacgtctcgtgtctgagccgttgaactccgactccactttgtctctgtgctGATGTTTGAGAGCTTGGTAGGTGATTGGTTGGTGTACTGTAAGACTGTGAGAACATTCGACCTAGTTGGTTGATGTCCAGTCAGTGGTGTTATTATTCTACCTGAATAATAATTAAGCAAAAGGCCCGAGGGCGTgtgctatatggccaatataccccgGCTAATGGCTGTTCTTATGGATACAGCCCtttagccgtgatatattggcaatataccacaaaccctcaagatgccttattgctattataaactggagcgttaaaaatacatgttttgtcatacccatggtaaaggctcctgagtggtgcagccgTTTacggcattgcatctcagtgctagaggcatcactacagaccctggtttgatcccgggctgtatcacaaccagccgtgatcgggatagtcccatagggcggcacacatttggcccagcgtcgttcgggttactgacttgcctagttaaataaaggtaaaaataaataaacaataaccAATAACTCTTCTACCTGATCAATGTCTAATAAGAACCCTGTTTGTGTCCCTGCCATCCccacgctcactctctctctctctctctctctttctgtctctcccgtCCTCCAGAACTCCAGTGCAGAGCAGCGCGTGCAGCTGGACCTGGGGCTGTGGGATAAGTTCAGTGAGCTCTCCACCAAGTGCATCATCAAGATCGTGGAGTTTGCCAAGCGCCTCCCCGGCTTCACCACCCTCACCATCGCTGACCAGATCACCCTCCTCAAGTCAGCCTGCCTGGACATCCTGGTACTTACCTGGTTCTTTCTATCCCCTCATCCGCTCTGTCAACGGACCCTGCTATATTCTCTGAGACTCAGAGACGTGGCAATGTAATGATGAGGGGACACTGCTTCTCAGTGGATAGTGGCGGTATTGCAAGAGTAACCCCACGTGCTGTATAGAGGGAAAGGTGAACAGATGACGAGAGATTAGCCTGTTGTTTTAATGGACAATCGATAAAGAACATAACCTACTATATGGTTTAGCCTTCctgttgtatttttatttatttatatccttccccctctctttctcggTCTTTCCATCTTTCCCCCTCCGTCTTTCCCCCCTAGATGTTGAGGATCTGCACGCGCTACACCCCAGAGCAGGACACCATGACTTTCTCCGACGGGCTGACCCTGAACCGGACCCAGATGCACAACGCAGGCTTCGGCCCGCTCACAGACCTGGTGTTTGCCTTCGCTGGCCAGCTGCTGCCTCTGGAGATGGACGACACAGAGACTGGCCTCCTCAGCGCCATCTCCCTCATTTCTGGAGGTACTGCACCCTCAGGGGATTAATACTATTTTACTGCTCATCAATACAACGTTAAGAACTAATACACCTACATGTCTTTGAGGTGTTAGGCCGCGATAACATCCTCACTCAGTTACAATACCAGTAGAAATGTGGGGATGGAATAGTTTGGTTGCACTCCACTCTACACTTTATTTACCTGTAGCTGTTACCAATAACATGATACAATTGTAATGACCTCAAAATCATCAATTACGTCGATCCCATCCTAGTCTTATGGCTGTTTATGTGTCCAGTTTGTCACGTAATTGTGTATATAACGCAatcctctccccctgtccgtCCCTCAGACCGTATGGACCTGGAGGAGCCCCAGAAGGTGGACAAGCTGCAGGAGCCCCTCCTGGAGGCCCTGAAGATCTACGCCCGTCGCAGACGCCCCAACAAACCACACATGTTCCCCCGCATGCTGATGAAGATCACTGACCTCAGAGGCATCAGCACCAAGGGTCAGTATTGTTGTAATACAGAAGAGTACACTACAATTACACCAGACCACCAGCTAACACACACAGTCTGAATGATACATATAGATTATGGTGGAAGCAGAACATTTGAGATAGCACTTGGGACGTCAGGATTACTTCCATAACGCCTGGAACATCAAGCACTATAAGCGAACGCTAAGACATGACTTTCTAGACTTGTTAACATGAATGTTTTTTCCCCTGTGGTGTGTGAACAGGGGCCGAGAGGGCCCTCACTCTGAAGATGGAGATCCCAGGCCCCATGCCTCCTCTGATCAGGGAGATGTTAGAGAACCCAGAGGCCTTCGAGGACCAGACAGAGAGCAGTGGAGAGAGCTCCCCACCGCCTGCCCCTCCACCCactccaccagcctccaccaaGCCCCCCGCCACCATGAAGACTGAGGCCGAGGACGAGGAGGACAGCTGGGGGACAGAGAACGGCAGTGAGCCCTCCccagaggaggaagatgaggatgaTTATGATGATGGGGAAGAAGAGGACAGGGGCTCGGACAGTGAGGGGGAATCCTGGGCTCTGGAGAGTGGCAGCGAAGGGGATAGGAAGAGCCGTGCCAGGAGGGCGCAGTGAGGAGGGGAGGCTATCACACACAAATACAGTCTGTGCactcaaatacacacactaaCTGATGTaatcatacacacgcacacacacacacacacacacacacacacacacacacacacacacacacacacacacacacacacacacacacacacacacacacacacacacacacacacacacacacacacacacagacacacagacacacatacacccaccttACCCCTTCCAATGCTGGCCCTCCCTCGCTTTCCTCTGTATCCTCTCCATCTTCCTACTGCACATCAGTCTCTCCAAGCAGGACATGACAGGACAGCAGAGACTTACACCTAACTGTACAGACACTATAACTCAGGTTCTCTGACTCACAGGTTCCTGATAAGTAACAT
This genomic stretch from Oncorhynchus kisutch isolate 150728-3 linkage group LG24, Okis_V2, whole genome shotgun sequence harbors:
- the LOC109869484 gene encoding retinoic acid receptor gamma-A isoform X7; protein product: MATNRERQVGQVGHMTGFPPAVYPFAFNSMRNHSSFDLLANSSLFGRFSTDLPKEMAALSVETQSTSSEEMVPSSPSPPPPPRIYKPCFVCQDKSSGYHYGVSSCEGCKGFFRRSIQKNMVYTCHRDKNCQINKVTRNRCQYCRLQKCFEVGMSKEAVRNDRNKKKKDVKEELVPPESYELSGELEELVNKVSKAHQDTFPSLLQLGKYHTNSSAEQRVQLDLGLWDKFSELSTKCIIKIVEFAKRLPGFTTLTIADQITLLKSACLDILMLRICTRYTPEQDTMTFSDGLTLNRTQMHNAGFGPLTDLVFAFAGQLLPLEMDDTETGLLSAISLISGDRMDLEEPQKVDKLQEPLLEALKIYARRRRPNKPHMFPRMLMKITDLRGISTKGAERALTLKMEIPGPMPPLIREMLENPEAFEDQTESSGESSPPPAPPPTPPASTKPPATMKTEAEDEEDSWGTENGSEPSPEEEDEDDYDDGEEEDRGSDSEGESWALESGSEGDRKSRARRAQ
- the LOC109869484 gene encoding retinoic acid receptor gamma-A isoform X10, whose protein sequence is MFDCMEALGMGPRQLYDVTSRGTCMLRKASPFFAGLDPFAWTGSASVQSVETQSTSSEEMVPSSPSPPPPPRIYKPCFVCQDKSSGYHYGVSSCEGCKGFFRRSIQKNMVYTCHRDKNCQINKVTRNRCQYCRLQKCFEVGMSKEAVRNDRNKKKKDVKEELVPPESYELSGELEELVNKVSKAHQDTFPSLLQLGKYHTNSSAEQRVQLDLGLWDKFSELSTKCIIKIVEFAKRLPGFTTLTIADQITLLKSACLDILMLRICTRYTPEQDTMTFSDGLTLNRTQMHNAGFGPLTDLVFAFAGQLLPLEMDDTETGLLSAISLISGDRMDLEEPQKVDKLQEPLLEALKIYARRRRPNKPHMFPRMLMKITDLRGISTKGAERALTLKMEIPGPMPPLIREMLENPEAFEDQTESSGESSPPPAPPPTPPASTKPPATMKTEAEDEEDSWGTENGSEPSPEEEDEDDYDDGEEEDRGSDSEGESWALESGSEGDRKSRARRAQ
- the LOC109869484 gene encoding retinoic acid receptor gamma-A isoform X4, which encodes MATNRERQVGQVGHMTGFPPAVYPFAFNSMRNHSSFDLLANSSLFGRFSTDLPKEMAALSVETQSTSSEEMVPSSPSPPPPPRIYKPCFVCQDKSSGYHYGVSSCEGCKGFFRRSIQKNMVYTCHRDKNCQINKVTRNRCQYCRLQKCFEVGMSKEVRNDRNKKKKDVKEELVPPESYELSGELEELVNKVSKAHQDTFPSLLQLGKYHTVRVSHIWNSSAEQRVQLDLGLWDKFSELSTKCIIKIVEFAKRLPGFTTLTIADQITLLKSACLDILMLRICTRYTPEQDTMTFSDGLTLNRTQMHNAGFGPLTDLVFAFAGQLLPLEMDDTETGLLSAISLISGDRMDLEEPQKVDKLQEPLLEALKIYARRRRPNKPHMFPRMLMKITDLRGISTKGAERALTLKMEIPGPMPPLIREMLENPEAFEDQTESSGESSPPPAPPPTPPASTKPPATMKTEAEDEEDSWGTENGSEPSPEEEDEDDYDDGEEEDRGSDSEGESWALESGSEGDRKSRARRAQ
- the LOC109869484 gene encoding retinoic acid receptor gamma-A isoform X8, encoding MATNRERQVGQVGHMTGFPPAVYPFAFNSMRNHSSFDLLANSSLFGRFSTDLPKEMAALSVETQSTSSEEMVPSSPSPPPPPRIYKPCFVCQDKSSGYHYGVSSCEGCKGFFRRSIQKNMVYTCHRDKNCQINKVTRNRCQYCRLQKCFEVGMSKEVRNDRNKKKKDVKEELVPPESYELSGELEELVNKVSKAHQDTFPSLLQLGKYHTNSSAEQRVQLDLGLWDKFSELSTKCIIKIVEFAKRLPGFTTLTIADQITLLKSACLDILMLRICTRYTPEQDTMTFSDGLTLNRTQMHNAGFGPLTDLVFAFAGQLLPLEMDDTETGLLSAISLISGDRMDLEEPQKVDKLQEPLLEALKIYARRRRPNKPHMFPRMLMKITDLRGISTKGAERALTLKMEIPGPMPPLIREMLENPEAFEDQTESSGESSPPPAPPPTPPASTKPPATMKTEAEDEEDSWGTENGSEPSPEEEDEDDYDDGEEEDRGSDSEGESWALESGSEGDRKSRARRAQ
- the LOC109869484 gene encoding retinoic acid receptor gamma-A isoform X3 encodes the protein MATNRERQVGQVGHMTGFPPAVYPFAFNSMRNHSSFDLLANSSLFGRFSTDLPKEMAALSVETQSTSSEEMVPSSPSPPPPPRIYKPCFVCQDKSSGYHYGVSSCEGCKGFFRRSIQKNMVYTCHRDKNCQINKVTRNRCQYCRLQKCFEVGMSKEAVRNDRNKKKKDVKEELVPPESYELSGELEELVNKVSKAHQDTFPSLLQLGKYHTVRVSHIWNSSAEQRVQLDLGLWDKFSELSTKCIIKIVEFAKRLPGFTTLTIADQITLLKSACLDILMLRICTRYTPEQDTMTFSDGLTLNRTQMHNAGFGPLTDLVFAFAGQLLPLEMDDTETGLLSAISLISGDRMDLEEPQKVDKLQEPLLEALKIYARRRRPNKPHMFPRMLMKITDLRGISTKGAERALTLKMEIPGPMPPLIREMLENPEAFEDQTESSGESSPPPAPPPTPPASTKPPATMKTEAEDEEDSWGTENGSEPSPEEEDEDDYDDGEEEDRGSDSEGESWALESGSEGDRKSRARRAQ
- the LOC109869484 gene encoding retinoic acid receptor gamma-A isoform X1, with product MATNRERQVGQVGHMTGFPPAVYPFAFNSMRNHSSFDLLANSSLFGRFSTDLPKEMAALSVETQSTSSEEMVPSSPSPPPPPRIYKPCFVCQDKSSGYHYGVSSCEGCKGFFRRSIQKNMVYTCHRDKNCQINKVTRNRCQYCRLQKCFEVGMSKEGERPVRNDRNKKKKDVKEELVPPESYELSGELEELVNKVSKAHQDTFPSLLQLGKYHTVRVSHIWNSSAEQRVQLDLGLWDKFSELSTKCIIKIVEFAKRLPGFTTLTIADQITLLKSACLDILMLRICTRYTPEQDTMTFSDGLTLNRTQMHNAGFGPLTDLVFAFAGQLLPLEMDDTETGLLSAISLISGDRMDLEEPQKVDKLQEPLLEALKIYARRRRPNKPHMFPRMLMKITDLRGISTKGAERALTLKMEIPGPMPPLIREMLENPEAFEDQTESSGESSPPPAPPPTPPASTKPPATMKTEAEDEEDSWGTENGSEPSPEEEDEDDYDDGEEEDRGSDSEGESWALESGSEGDRKSRARRAQ
- the LOC109869484 gene encoding retinoic acid receptor gamma-A isoform X5, whose protein sequence is MATNRERQVGQVGHMTGFPPAVYPFAFNSMRNHSSFDLLANSSLFGRFSTDLPKEMAALSVETQSTSSEEMVPSSPSPPPPPRIYKPCFVCQDKSSGYHYGVSSCEGCKGFFRRSIQKNMVYTCHRDKNCQINKVTRNRCQYCRLQKCFEVGMSKEGERPVRNDRNKKKKDVKEELVPPESYELSGELEELVNKVSKAHQDTFPSLLQLGKYHTNSSAEQRVQLDLGLWDKFSELSTKCIIKIVEFAKRLPGFTTLTIADQITLLKSACLDILMLRICTRYTPEQDTMTFSDGLTLNRTQMHNAGFGPLTDLVFAFAGQLLPLEMDDTETGLLSAISLISGDRMDLEEPQKVDKLQEPLLEALKIYARRRRPNKPHMFPRMLMKITDLRGISTKGAERALTLKMEIPGPMPPLIREMLENPEAFEDQTESSGESSPPPAPPPTPPASTKPPATMKTEAEDEEDSWGTENGSEPSPEEEDEDDYDDGEEEDRGSDSEGESWALESGSEGDRKSRARRAQ
- the LOC109869484 gene encoding retinoic acid receptor gamma-A isoform X9 yields the protein MFDCMEALGMGPRQLYDVTSRGTCMLRKASPFFAGLDPFAWTGSASVQSVETQSTSSEEMVPSSPSPPPPPRIYKPCFVCQDKSSGYHYGVSSCEGCKGFFRRSIQKNMVYTCHRDKNCQINKVTRNRCQYCRLQKCFEVGMSKEGERPVRNDRNKKKKDVKEELVPPESYELSGELEELVNKVSKAHQDTFPSLLQLGKYHTVRVSHIWNSSAEQRVQLDLGLWDKFSELSTKCIIKIVEFAKRLPGFTTLTIADQITLLKSACLDILMLRICTRYTPEQDTMTFSDGLTLNRTQMHNAGFGPLTDLVFAFAGQLLPLEMDDTETGLLSAISLISGDRMDLEEPQKVDKLQEPLLEALKIYARRRRPNKPHMFPRMLMKITDLRGISTKGAERALTLKMEIPGPMPPLIREMLENPEAFEDQTESSGESSPPPAPPPTPPASTKPPATMKTEAEDEEDSWGTENGSEPSPEEEDEDDYDDGEEEDRGSDSEGESWALESGSEGDRKSRARRAQ
- the LOC109869484 gene encoding retinoic acid receptor gamma-A isoform X2, encoding MATNRERQVGQVGHMTGFPPAVYPFAFNSMRNHSSFDLLANSSLFGRFSTDLPKEMAALSVETQSTSSEEMVPSSPSPPPPPRIYKPCFVCQDKSSGYHYGVSSCEGCKGFFRRSIQKNMVYTCHRDKNCQINKVTRNRCQYCRLQKCFEVGMSKEGERLRNDRNKKKKDVKEELVPPESYELSGELEELVNKVSKAHQDTFPSLLQLGKYHTVRVSHIWNSSAEQRVQLDLGLWDKFSELSTKCIIKIVEFAKRLPGFTTLTIADQITLLKSACLDILMLRICTRYTPEQDTMTFSDGLTLNRTQMHNAGFGPLTDLVFAFAGQLLPLEMDDTETGLLSAISLISGDRMDLEEPQKVDKLQEPLLEALKIYARRRRPNKPHMFPRMLMKITDLRGISTKGAERALTLKMEIPGPMPPLIREMLENPEAFEDQTESSGESSPPPAPPPTPPASTKPPATMKTEAEDEEDSWGTENGSEPSPEEEDEDDYDDGEEEDRGSDSEGESWALESGSEGDRKSRARRAQ
- the LOC109869484 gene encoding retinoic acid receptor gamma-A isoform X6, with amino-acid sequence MATNRERQVGQVGHMTGFPPAVYPFAFNSMRNHSSFDLLANSSLFGRFSTDLPKEMAALSVETQSTSSEEMVPSSPSPPPPPRIYKPCFVCQDKSSGYHYGVSSCEGCKGFFRRSIQKNMVYTCHRDKNCQINKVTRNRCQYCRLQKCFEVGMSKEGERLRNDRNKKKKDVKEELVPPESYELSGELEELVNKVSKAHQDTFPSLLQLGKYHTNSSAEQRVQLDLGLWDKFSELSTKCIIKIVEFAKRLPGFTTLTIADQITLLKSACLDILMLRICTRYTPEQDTMTFSDGLTLNRTQMHNAGFGPLTDLVFAFAGQLLPLEMDDTETGLLSAISLISGDRMDLEEPQKVDKLQEPLLEALKIYARRRRPNKPHMFPRMLMKITDLRGISTKGAERALTLKMEIPGPMPPLIREMLENPEAFEDQTESSGESSPPPAPPPTPPASTKPPATMKTEAEDEEDSWGTENGSEPSPEEEDEDDYDDGEEEDRGSDSEGESWALESGSEGDRKSRARRAQ